A region from the Acyrthosiphon pisum isolate AL4f chromosome A1, pea_aphid_22Mar2018_4r6ur, whole genome shotgun sequence genome encodes:
- the LOC100166354 gene encoding uncharacterized protein LOC100166354, with translation MDYPVHKDHMNFVWMNGDNNMFIPHSENEHTAAIDPAFFDNSMPQTETIQPSMELNNYMLYNHPKDMDNSNGIWKFQAARSIQNIGICEQGRKINAPTSRKIKPIQNPALKLKTPIAYQRDSDPNMLPIEKEGRAVCINCGAIGVKHSFYTKLRNFCSQACVKATMEKSAIYWSGESQNKDISEELESSSTSVKDEHVFTEMPKIDVSNYLISC, from the exons ATGGATTATCCGGTTCATAAAG ATCACATGAATTTTGTATGGATGAATGGagacaataatatgtttattccCCACTCTGAAAATGAACATACTGCAGCTATAGATCCGGCGTTTTTTGATAACTCTATGCCACAGACGGAAACTATTCAACCTAGCATG GAATTGAACAATTACATGTTATACAATCATCCAAAGGATATGGATAACTCAAATGGAATATGGAAATTCCAAGCTGCACGTAGTATTCAGAACATTGGGATTTGTGAACAAGGAAGAAAAATAAATGCACCTACCTCTCGCAAAATTAAACCTATTCAAAATCCtgcattaaaattgaaaactcctATTGCATATCAAAGAGATTCAGATCCTAACATGTTACCTATTGAAAAAGAAGGAAGAG ctGTTTGTATAAATTGCGGTGCCATTGGTGTTAAACATTCATTTTACACAAAACTAAGAAATTTCTGCAGTCAAGCTTGTGTTAAAGCAACAATGGAAAAGTCTGCAATCTATTGGTCCGGGGAATctcaaaataaagatatttctGAAGAACTAGAATCATCTTCTACTTCTGTAAAAGATGAACATGTATTTACTGAAATg cccaAAATTGATGTCAGTAATTACCTTATTTCCTGCTGA
- the LOC100570178 gene encoding KRAB-A domain-containing protein 2-like gives MSKKGSTIKKGLVVRPILSSEINSRCQVDLTDMQAQPDKNFKFILVYQDHLTKFVLLRPLTHKRAENVACVLLDIFTTFGAPSILHSDNGREFVNTIISDLCNMWPELKIVQGKPRHSQSQGSVERANQDIENMIATWLQDNNTRRWSEGLKFIQFMKNRCLHHGIKCSPYEAMFGTKASWTSHFITSKKYFIYIEDRRRLRRSFKKKYVYL, from the coding sequence ATGTCAAAAAAAGGAAGTACTATAAAAAAAGGTTTAGTTGTACGACCAATCCTCTCCTCAGAAATAAATTCGCGTTGCCAGGTCGACTTGACCGACATGCAAGCTCAGCCcgataaaaactttaaatttattttggtctATCAAGATCACTtaactaaatttgttttactGCGTCCATTAACCCATAAACGCGCGGAAAATGTTGCTTGCGTTCTATTGGACATTTTTACTACATTTGGTGCACCTTCAATACTTCATAGCGACAACGGTCGAGAATTTGTTAATACGATTATTAGCGACTTATGTAATATGTGGCCTGAACTTAAAATAGTTCAAGGAAAACCACGACATTCCCAAAGCCAAGGTTCCGTCGAAAGAGCAAATCAAGACATTGAAAATATGATAGCTACTTGGCTCCAGGACAATAATACGAGAAGATGGAGTGAGGGGCtgaaatttattcaattcatgAAAAACCGATGTTTACATCATGGGATTAAATGTTCACCATACGAGGCAATGTTTGGTACAAAAGCTAGTTGGACTAGCCACTTCATCActtccaaaaaatatttcatctatATTGAAGACAGAAGAAGACTTAGAAgaagctttaaaaaaaagtacgtatacttataa